A region of the Saccharospirillaceae bacterium genome:
ACCAACTAAGTGGTGAGATCTCTGATGATGGTCTGGCTAAGGTCGAGATCAACTTAACCAGCATCGACTCACGCATCCCTATTCGCGACCAGCGTATGCGCGATCTGTTATTTGAGGTTTCCAGCTTCGCCAAAGCGACCATCGAAGCGCAATTGCCAACTGACTTAATGCAAAAACTCAAAGCCGGTAGCGTTCAGCAAGTTGAATTAGCTGCGACATTAAGCCTGCACGGTAGCAAGGAAGAAATAAACCTGAAGCTTCTGGCGGTGCCGTCCAAAGATGGGCAACTCATTGTTACCAGTTTGCAGCCTGTTTTGATTCACGCTAATGATTTTGCCATGACGAAAGGTATTCATTTACTGCGCGACATTGCGAAATTAAAAGTCATTGCTGAAGTGGTTCCGGTTAATCTGACTCTGACATTCACTGCTCAATAGATAAACTCTTAAAGCAGCTTTTCCTGATAACGATCAGGAAGAGCTGCTTTGTTAAAGGCCAAGAGATTCAGTCAAAAGTAATTTTTCTCAATATCGTTGGCAGAGACCGGTTTACTGAAGTAAAACCCCTGAATTTCTTCAACTCCCAGTTCTTCAATGATCTTCAACTGCTCCTCATTCTCTACACCTTCTGCAATCACCGTCAAATCGAGGTTATGAGCGAGGTCAACAATGGTTTTTGCCAACGTTCGATCGTCCGGGTTATTTTCAATATTCATAACAAACGCACGGTCAATTTTTAATTTATCAATCGGAAAATCTTTGAGGTAACTCAGTGATGAATAACCCGTGCCAAAATCATCTATCGACAATTTAAAGCCCAAAGCCTTCAATTCATGCATGGTTTCAATGCTTTTTCGAATGTCATTCATCAGTAAGCTTTCTGTAATTTCAAGCTCGATCATCGTCGGGTCAATCTCATAATGGTGCAAACATTCACTCACCATCGGGATAAAATCGGGATGACGGAACTGTCTCGCTGACAAATTAATTGCAACGTTCAACGGCTTTTCATCATTCCAGCACTCGAACTGGCGGCACGCTTCATGAATCACCCATGCACCAATCATAACGATTAATCCGGTTTGCTCAGCCACCGGAATAAACTCACCTGGCGACACCATACTGCCATCGGCGCGCCGCCATCTGATCAAAGCTTCAACACCCGAGATCTGGTGCGTGTGGGCGGAAATTTTCGGCTGATAGTGCAGTACCAGCTCCTGATCATCGATGGCATGACGCAGATTACGTTCAATATCAATCCAGGCCTGCTCTCTCACATGGATATCCTGGCTGTAGCTTAATAAGCCATCACCACCGTCACGCTTGACGCGAGTGAGTGCGGCATCCGCGTTGGCAATCAAAGTCTCTCCATTCTCGCCATGATCTGGGCAATGACTTACGCCAACGCTCACTGTCAAATGGAACTCGTTATTGTCCACATACACCGGCACTTTCATTTCTTCAACCAAAGCAGCCGCCAGGTTCTCTGCAAAATCATGTTCCGGTAATTCATCCACCAAGAGAGCGAACTTACTGGAATCCAAACGGTACATTTTGTTGCCAAGATCCAGCGTGCAGTAGTTCTGAATAAAATGATTGAGGTTGTCAGAAACAGCTTTCAAAATCTGATCGCCGACCTGATAGCCAACACTTGCCGTGACCAGATCAAACCGATCCAGGCTCACCAACACCAGTGCAAATGGGGCTTTATGTTGGTTATTTGTCACCAGGGTTTTAAGGCACTCATTAAAAAACCGCCGGTTTGGCATCTCGGTGAGCACATCGTGGTAAGCCTGAAACTCCAGCTCCTGTTGTGCCTTCGTGCGTTCACTGATGTTTTCAATGTACAAATGTACTGTATCCAGATCACGCAACAACGACAGCGAATATTGCAGCGTACAGCCGTCCGATAGACAGGAAACCCATTGCGAATAATTGTTTTTACTCTTCTGCAGGCTGAGCAACAGTTGTTGAAAATCGTCTGGAAGCAGACTTTCGGCACGTCGAGAATCATTTCCGAGAGTTCTCATCAGGTCGAAACAGGCCGGATTACTGTAGGTTATTTTCCCACGCCAGCTAAAGCTCATAATCGGATTAGGACTGCGCTCAGCAAACATAGCTAAACGACGGCGCTTTACCGTTTCACTGATGTAGCTGTTTACGTAAAAACCAACAAAGGCAGCAATTACAATCACTAATAACGCAAATCCAATGACGAGTGAACTACTCAACTCCGTTTGCTCCTGCGTGTGCTCTGCAGTCACCACTGCATCGTCTTTGATTGTCTCCACCAATAGATCCAGACTCGGCAAAATCCGTCGACCAGCTGCGCTGACAAAACCAAGCAGTTCGCGGGCTTTATCCCAATCAATTTCTCCCGACCGGAACATACGGTCCAATTGTATCGAGTATTGACTCACCATATTCTCATCGCTGCGGATTTGCTCAATCTCGATGATGTGCGGGAATACATTGGCGATCTGCTCTAAATCTCTGGAGATGCGCTGACGATTCTGTGTCAGCAATGGCTCAAATTGTTCACTATCGGTTGTTGCGTAATATTCATAGAGCAGGCGCTCGTTTTCGATGATGGCGATGTACAGATCGTTAATACTATCGAGCCGGGGTAGTTTTTCTTCCACCAGTTGATTCGTCGTTTCTGTAACATGGCGTCCTGATATGAAGATGCTGCTGGAAATTGCCAGGCCTAGCGCCAGAATCAGAAGATAAACCAACAGAATTCGAATTCTTAGCTGCAAAACAGACTCCTCGTATCGGTTAATCGAGACTATCTTTCTGAGTCTAGTTCATCCTCGGTTGTCTGCTCTTCTCGCTCTTCATATCGGCAGTCGCGCTCAATGGCTATTCTGGTATTGGCGCGGAGTGACGCCAGCCTCTCGCTTAAACGCACGCTGGAAAGCGCTTTGTTCCGAATAGCCGAGCAGTAAGGCAATCTCCGCCAATGTTAGTTGGCCCGACTTCAACTGTTCTTTGGCCAGCTCGGTACGTGTCTGGGCAAGAATCTGCTTAAAAGTGAAGTTGTATTGTTGCAACCTCCGAAATAGGGTTCGCTCAGACATACGTAATTCGGTGGCAACAAAACCCGACGTCGCCTGACCTTTGTGCAGAGCTTTCAACAAAGCATCCCTCAGGTGGACGATCAGGTCATCCTGTTGCGGCAAAATCGCCAACATGGCTTTTGCCTGCTGTTGCAGCAAAGATTTCAGATCCGGGTCGCTATTAACGATTGGCCAATTAACGTATTCCGCCGGGAAACAAATCGATGTTGCCGGTTGATCAAACAGCACCTCGTCACACAACGATTGGTACCCATCCTGTGACCCGTCAGGCTGGGGAAAAGAAAAACACAAGGTGGTGGCTTTAAGCTCAGATTGGCCAACCATGGTGCGAATAAAATTCACCATGCCGCTGATCAACACCTGATCTGACAACACATGACTGAGCTGATAGTGGCGACTCCAGCTCAATGTCATAAGTTGACCATCGGTGCTTGCCTGGGCACGATCGCCATCGTGCAATAGACCCTGATAGCGCTGAAACTCAAGCAATGCCTCGGCCATTGTGTTGCATGCCAGCACCAGGTAACCCAGTACTCCGAGGTGCACCGGACGAACACTCTCCCCCAATTCCAAGGCAATATTTTTATTCGGGTAACGCGCCTGCAAAGCTTCGAGAATCGTCCACCAGCGCTCAAACGTAATGCGGTTATTCGCCGCAATGCTCTCAAGCTCCAGATAAAGATACCAGTCACAATCATTCTGCTGCTGCAGATACTGGCGGACCAAGCCCGCAAGATCACCACTCACCTGAAATTGTGTTTGCACAGAAATGCTCCCGATTATTGATCGACTACTGTAATGGCAGGAAAAGTCAAAAATCAACCTATATTCCCGCACGGAACGCCAGCACTGGACATCGATACTGAGCACGGTTCAAAGGCTACCAGACTGATTTAAAAGAATTTTCTTCACTATAAAAGCTTCAACAGGGTTGCAGAGAGCCAAACGCCCAGTTAATATACTCGCCAATTCAGGACTATAGCTCAGTTGGTTAGAGCGCTACCTTGACATGGTAGAGGTCCCCAGTTCGAATCTGGGTAGTCCTACCAAGATGATGAAAAAAGGCGCCCAGAGGCGCCTTTTTTGTACCTGATGTACCCGCAGCCTGCATTCAAGCAGGTGATACGGTGAGTTATTTCTGAATCTCTCGGCGTTATCAGAGCAATCCATTGCTGACTACAAACACCCTACGACTAACTGTTTTCGATAACCTTTTGCTTCATTTCATGCAATAAATCACGCAACCGTGCGGCTTCCTCAAAGTCGAGGTCCTTCGCTGCTTTGAACATCCGGTCTTCAACCTCGGCAACATGCTGTACTAATTTAGGCGCTGGCAACGATTTCCAGTCCTGGGCTTCATACTCAGCAACGTCTTCAGCCACTTGCCGTACGCGATTGCCCTTACCACGACCTTTAGATTTTTTGCCCGGCGGGGGGGCTGCTTCAAGAATATCTTCAACGGATTTGGTCACACCCGTCGGCACAATTCCGTGCTCTTCATTAAAGGCAATCTGTTTCTCGCGGCGGCGATCCGTTTCGTCCATCGCTCGTTGCATAGAATCAGTAATCCGATCGGCATAAAGAATCGCTTTGCCGTTTAGATTTCGCGCTGCACGACCAATGGTCTGAATCAGTGAACGTTCCGACCGTAAGAAACCTTCTTTGTCGGCATCGAAAATCGCCACCAGCGATACTTCCGGGATATCAAGACCTTCTCGCAATAAATTGATACCGACTAACACATCAAACTCACCAAGCCGAAGGTCGCGAATGATTTCCACCCTTTCGACGGTATCGATGTCGGAATGCAGGTAACGCACCCGAATACCTTGATCCAGCAAAAAATCGGTTAGATCTTCCGCCATTCGCTTGGTTAATACGGTAATCAGAATCCGCTCACCTTTGGCGACGCGTTCCTGAAGCTCATGCAATACATCATCTACCTGTCCAGTCGCCGGGCGTACTTCTAATTCGGGATCGATTAACCCAGTGGGTCGAACCACCTGCTCAACCACATGATCTTGATGATCCTTTTCGTAATTACCCGGTGTCGCGGATACAAAAATGCATTGGGGCACAATCGCTTCCCATTCTTCGAACCGCATCGGACGGTTATCCAACGCTGATGGAAGACGGAAACCAAATTGCACCAGCGTCTCTTTGCGGGAGCGGTCTCCCCGGTACATGCCACCAATTTGTGGAATGGTGACGTGAGATTCATCCACAAATACCAGGGCATCTTTCGGAATGTAATCAAACAGGGTGGGCGGTGCATCGCCCTCCGAACGGCCAGATAAATACCGTGAGTAGTTTTCGATCCCGGAGCAATACCCCAGCTCACGCATCATCTCGACATCATAACGAGTACGCTGTTCGAGACGCTGTGCTTCTACCAGCAGATTATTGTCTCGATAATATTCAAGGCGCTCCTTCAACTCTTCTTCAATCCCATCAATGGCACCAATGATGGTTTCCCGAGGTGTGACATAGTGTGTCTTGGGGTAGATCGTCACCCGCGCCAGACGTGAACGAACTTCACCCGTCAGTGGATCGAACAGGGAAATTTGCTCAATTTCATCGTCAAAAAGTTCGATTCGAACCGCTTCGTCATCACTTTCTGCCGGAAAGATATCAATCACATCACCGCGTACCCGGTAAGTCCCACGATGAAAATCTATATCGTTACGGGTGTATTGCAATTCAGCCAAACGGCGCAAGACAGTACGTTGGTCGACTTCATCACCCCGCACCATATGCAACATCATTTTCAGGTAGGAGTCTGGGTCACCCAAACCATAAATAGCTGATACCGTTGCAACGATCACGGCATCACGACGTTCCATCAACGCCTTAGTTGCTGATAAACGCATCTGCTCGATGTGTTCATTAACCGATGCATCTTTATCGATAAAAGTATCCGATGCGGGTACATAAGCTTCGGGCTGATAGTAGTCGTAATAGGAGACAAAGTACTCAACAGCATTATTCGGGAAAAATTCTTTAAACTCTCCGTAAAGCTGAGCTGCCAGAGTCTTGTTGTGCGCCATAATAATAGCGGGACGCTTACACTCTGCGATAACGTTGGCCATGGTGTAGGTCTTACCAGACCCCGTCACACCCAGCAGCGTTTGCTTTAACAATCCGGCTTCAACCCCTTGAATCAGACCTTTAATAGCCGTCGGTTGATCTCCGGCAGGAGAGTATTTTGACTGAAGTTCAAATGCCTTACTCATCAGGATTCCAGAAAGTCGTTGTTTCGCTAAGTAACAGTTTCGATTAGAATTATACGGATTTTTTACGGCAGTAGTTGTCAGTAGCGACAGAAACTCGCAACGAACTGCTTTCCCACCACGCGTTTACTGAGGATACACACTTGGACCTGCAATTGTCTGATCGCGTTCAACAGATCAAGCCATCTCCTACTCTGGCGGTAACAAACCGCGCAGCAGAACTGCGAGCGGCAGGCAAAGATATTATTGGCCTGGGCGCTGGCGAGCCGGATTTCGACACTCCACAACACATCAAAGATGCAGCCACAAAAGCGATTGCTGATGGCTTCACCAAGTACACTGCGGTGGATGGTACTCCGTCTCTGAAGAAAGCGATTATTGACAAGTTCAAGCGTGACAACGGTTTAAGCTACGAGCCAAATCAAATCCTGGTGTCTTGTGGTGGTAAACAAAGCTTTTTCAATCTGGCTTTGGCACTGCTGAACCCAGGTGATGAAGTTGTGATTCCTGCGCCGTACTGGGTATCTTATCCAGACATGGTGAAAATCGCTGAGGGTGTTCCGGTTGTTGTTGAAACAGACCAAAGTGCCCGCTTTAAAATGACAGCGGACCAACTGGATGCGGCAATCACCGAGAAAACCAAACTGGTTGTCATCAACAGTCCATCCAATCCTTCCGGCGTGGCGTATACCGAATCAGAACTGAAAGCTCTGGCTGGCGTTCTGAAAAAATACCCGAACGTATTAATCGCGACTGACGACATGTACGAGCATATTTTATGGGCTGAAGGTGGTTTCCATAATATCGTAACAGTATGCCCTGAGCTTTATGACCGCACACTGGTTATGAACGGTGTTTCGAAAGCATACAGCATGACCGGATGGCGTATCGGATACGTAGGTGGCCCGCAAAAGCTAGTTGCAGCCATGAAAAAAATTCAGTCACAAAGCACCTCGAACCCAACGTCAATTGCTCAGGTCGCGGCTGAAGCTGCGCTGAACGGAGATCAAGGCTGCGTTCAGGATATGTTAAAAGCATTCAAAGAGCGTCACGACTATGTCGTCGCTGCACTGAATGACCTGCCAGGGGTTGAGTGTGTTGAAAGTGACGGTACCTTCTATGCCTTCCCAAGCTTCAATGGAGCCATGGAAGCCGCAGGTATCGACTCCGACGTCGACTTCGCGGAAAAATTGCTGAACGAGGCCGAAGTAGCACTGGTTCCGGGTTCAGCATTCGGTACTCCTGGCCATATGCGTTTGTCTTTCGCAACCAGCATGGAAGTTCTGCAGCAAGCGATTAGCCGTCTGAAACAAGCACTAAGCTGATCAGAGCACCGTCTGACAGACAAATAAAAAGGCCGTTCTTTACAGAACGGCCTTTTTTGTATTCAAAACAATAAATCAGAAAAGCTACCAATCCAGTTCAGCTTTGATAAACGGGATGGTCAGTTTGCGCTGTGCAGATAATGACGCCTGATCAAGCTTGTCCAATAAATCAAACAACCCCTGCATATCACGCGGGCCGCGTGTCAGAATAAAACGTGCCACATCATCACCCATGTTTAGACCACGACGCTTAGCGCGCAACAACAACGCCTGAACTTTATCCTCATCTTCTAAGGGTTCCACTTGATAAGTCATACCCCAGGTAAGCCGGGAGACTAAATCCGGTAGGTTCACGCCGATCGATTTAGGGCTATTATCAGCAGCAATCAACAAGTGTCCCTGACGATCGCGTATGCAGTTAAACAAATGGAACAGCGCCTCTTCCCATTCAGGGTTACCAGTGACCGCCTGAATGTTATCCAGAGCAACCAAAGGTAATTGTTCCATTGAGTCGAGTACGGCCGGGCTATATTCTGCCAATTCATCCAGTGGCAAATAAACACTCTGATGCCCAAGACCTTCAGAGTAGTGACAAGCAGCCTGCAGCAGATGACTGCAACCAACGCCATTGGCGCCCCAGAGAAAAATGAAAGGCTCTCCCCGAGTCGTCCACTGACGTTGCAGTTCATGGACAACCTGCTCATTCGGCCCAGCATAATAGTTTGCAAAGCGGGCATCATCTCGAATCGCTACCGATAATGTCAGCTGCTGTTGCGGCTCAACAATAGCCATATTTTCCTGCGTCATAACCTACTTATATTGCCCCCAGTGCAATACACCCGCGTCTTCACCCATGCTCAAACGCTTATCAAGCGACATCACACTCCAAACCTGCTGCCAATCGGCCGCCAAATCCAGCGCCAGTGTAAGACGGGTACCATCCACACTGAGCAAGCTTACGTTATTTATGGCCACCTTAGAATTGAGATACATTAATAACTCATGGTACCCAGCAAAATTCTCCACACCCGTGACCTGTAACTGAAATCCATCAGACTGGCCGACAACGTTCGTTTCAACCGCGTATTGGGAAGCAAAATAATTCGCAACCTGATCGGCTATCAAACGCAATACGCCTTCGGCATCTGCTGCCTGAGCCGACAATGACAATGTCGTTTGCTGATGGAAAAGAATACCGCTGTAATTCCAGCCCGACGCTGTGGCCGGACTCAACCTGCCAGCAACAACGGCATCCGCTTGGTAACGACCGGATGCGACCCGGATATCTTGTTTGAATAGACCCCAGAGTTTTTCCAGCGGCAAAACAAGTTCATCCGCCAGGTCCAACGTTGGCCATAATACAGGTAGGCCACGTTCAGACATTACGCGTTCAAACAATACTGGCCATGCACCGCTATCCTGATGAAGAAGTTGTCTTTGGGTATCTTCTTCCACCGCCTGCCAGATAAGAATCAGAGGTCGGCTTGCCCCCCAAATAGGCTCACCGGCATTGCGCAAAAGACGGTCAATCATATTGCCAGCAAAAATCACTTTCAGCCTGACAGAGTCATCGACTTCGTCGCGGGCGTATCGATAACGTTTTACCAGACGATCAGCACGACTCAATTGTTGCTGTATCGCCGGGTTATCCAATACCGATTGCTTACCCGACACTTTCACCAGTGCTCTTTGCAATGCGAGTGCCATTCCCAACTCACGATTTTTCGGCGTTTGGTCCGCCACTGCAACGTCGATTTCATACAGGTCTGAAACCATAACAGCAGTAGAAAAACTCGACCAAACCGTCAGCATTAACAACAAAAATGGGCGCACAATCAGGCTTTACCTCCAACCGAATTCGATCAATTGAGGCGTATTGTGCCATGACGTGTAAATTTAACCAGTAGTCAGGGCAGAAATTGATAAAAACAGAAGAAATGCAGGATGCGTTTACCATGACAAATCGTTAGAATACGCGCCTTTCCATTAGCCAACCTGTGACAACGGCATGAGCGAACAGCAATCTCCTGAAAAACAATCCCTTAGCTATAAAGACGCAGGCGTCGACATTGACGCAGGTAACGCTTTAGTCGATCGAATTAAAGGGGTTGCTAAACGCACCCGACGCCCGGAAGTTCTGGCTGGATTGGGTGGCTTTGGCGCTCTGTTCGAGTTACCTCAAGGGTACAAGCAGCCAGTCCTGGTTTCCGGCACCGATGGCGTTGGCACCAAACTGCGCTTAGCCATGGATCTGAATAAGCATGACTCTATTGGCATCGACCTGGTAGCCATGTGTGTAAACGATCTGGTAGTTGCTGGTGCAGAACCCTTGTTCTTCCTTGACTACTACGCAACAGGCAAACTGAATGTTGATGTAGCCGCCGCCGTTGTGGAGGGCATTGGTGAAGGCTGTTCACAGGCCGGTGCTTCTCTGGTTGGCGGTGAAACCGCTGAAATGCCGGGCATGTATGAAGGTGAAGATTACGACCTCGCCGGTTTCTGCGTCGGTATCGCAGAAAAAGAAGACATTATTGATGGCACCAAGGTTCAGGCTGGCGATAAGCTGGTGGCCTTAGCTTCAAGTGGCCCACACTCTAACGGATACTCTTTGATCCGCAAAATTATTGAAGTATCCGGCGCAGACCTAAGCGGTGAACTGGATGGTCAACCGCTAACTGATGCGTTGATGGCACCAACGAAAATCTACGTAAAATCGACTCTGAAACTGATCAGCACGTCCGATGTTCACGCGCTCTCACACATCACCGGTGGTGGCTTCCAGGAAAACATCCCGCGCGTTCTGCCAGAAAACTGTAAAGCGGTTATCGACAGCAACAGCTGGCAATGGCCTGCTGTTTTCAACTGGCTGCAAGAACAAGGCAACGTCGAAACTGCTGAAATGTACCGCACCTTCAACTGCGGCGTTGGTATGATCATCGCCTTGCCAGAAGACAAGGCAGATGCGGCCGTTGCATTACTGAACGCAGAAGGTGAGCACGCCTGGATTATTGGTGAAATCCAGCCCCAGGCCGAAGGTG
Encoded here:
- a CDS encoding YceI family protein gives rise to the protein MPLKRFAPTLLVTMLSSTSVLADWQLVQPSEVTFVTAKNNHLLEVHRFDQLSGEISDDGLAKVEINLTSIDSRIPIRDQRMRDLLFEVSSFAKATIEAQLPTDLMQKLKAGSVQQVELAATLSLHGSKEEINLKLLAVPSKDGQLIVTSLQPVLIHANDFAMTKGIHLLRDIAKLKVIAEVVPVNLTLTFTAQ
- the hda gene encoding DnaA regulatory inactivator Hda, whose protein sequence is MAIVEPQQQLTLSVAIRDDARFANYYAGPNEQVVHELQRQWTTRGEPFIFLWGANGVGCSHLLQAACHYSEGLGHQSVYLPLDELAEYSPAVLDSMEQLPLVALDNIQAVTGNPEWEEALFHLFNCIRDRQGHLLIAADNSPKSIGVNLPDLVSRLTWGMTYQVEPLEDEDKVQALLLRAKRRGLNMGDDVARFILTRGPRDMQGLFDLLDKLDQASLSAQRKLTIPFIKAELDW
- a CDS encoding DUF2066 domain-containing protein, which translates into the protein MRPFLLLMLTVWSSFSTAVMVSDLYEIDVAVADQTPKNRELGMALALQRALVKVSGKQSVLDNPAIQQQLSRADRLVKRYRYARDEVDDSVRLKVIFAGNMIDRLLRNAGEPIWGASRPLILIWQAVEEDTQRQLLHQDSGAWPVLFERVMSERGLPVLWPTLDLADELVLPLEKLWGLFKQDIRVASGRYQADAVVAGRLSPATASGWNYSGILFHQQTTLSLSAQAADAEGVLRLIADQVANYFASQYAVETNVVGQSDGFQLQVTGVENFAGYHELLMYLNSKVAINNVSLLSVDGTRLTLALDLAADWQQVWSVMSLDKRLSMGEDAGVLHWGQYK
- a CDS encoding AraC family transcriptional regulator — protein: MQTQFQVSGDLAGLVRQYLQQQNDCDWYLYLELESIAANNRITFERWWTILEALQARYPNKNIALELGESVRPVHLGVLGYLVLACNTMAEALLEFQRYQGLLHDGDRAQASTDGQLMTLSWSRHYQLSHVLSDQVLISGMVNFIRTMVGQSELKATTLCFSFPQPDGSQDGYQSLCDEVLFDQPATSICFPAEYVNWPIVNSDPDLKSLLQQQAKAMLAILPQQDDLIVHLRDALLKALHKGQATSGFVATELRMSERTLFRRLQQYNFTFKQILAQTRTELAKEQLKSGQLTLAEIALLLGYSEQSAFQRAFKREAGVTPRQYQNSH
- a CDS encoding EAL domain-containing protein; protein product: MQLRIRILLVYLLILALGLAISSSIFISGRHVTETTNQLVEEKLPRLDSINDLYIAIIENERLLYEYYATTDSEQFEPLLTQNRQRISRDLEQIANVFPHIIEIEQIRSDENMVSQYSIQLDRMFRSGEIDWDKARELLGFVSAAGRRILPSLDLLVETIKDDAVVTAEHTQEQTELSSSLVIGFALLVIVIAAFVGFYVNSYISETVKRRRLAMFAERSPNPIMSFSWRGKITYSNPACFDLMRTLGNDSRRAESLLPDDFQQLLLSLQKSKNNYSQWVSCLSDGCTLQYSLSLLRDLDTVHLYIENISERTKAQQELEFQAYHDVLTEMPNRRFFNECLKTLVTNNQHKAPFALVLVSLDRFDLVTASVGYQVGDQILKAVSDNLNHFIQNYCTLDLGNKMYRLDSSKFALLVDELPEHDFAENLAAALVEEMKVPVYVDNNEFHLTVSVGVSHCPDHGENGETLIANADAALTRVKRDGGDGLLSYSQDIHVREQAWIDIERNLRHAIDDQELVLHYQPKISAHTHQISGVEALIRWRRADGSMVSPGEFIPVAEQTGLIVMIGAWVIHEACRQFECWNDEKPLNVAINLSARQFRHPDFIPMVSECLHHYEIDPTMIELEITESLLMNDIRKSIETMHELKALGFKLSIDDFGTGYSSLSYLKDFPIDKLKIDRAFVMNIENNPDDRTLAKTIVDLAHNLDLTVIAEGVENEEQLKIIEELGVEEIQGFYFSKPVSANDIEKNYF
- a CDS encoding pyridoxal phosphate-dependent aminotransferase, giving the protein MDLQLSDRVQQIKPSPTLAVTNRAAELRAAGKDIIGLGAGEPDFDTPQHIKDAATKAIADGFTKYTAVDGTPSLKKAIIDKFKRDNGLSYEPNQILVSCGGKQSFFNLALALLNPGDEVVIPAPYWVSYPDMVKIAEGVPVVVETDQSARFKMTADQLDAAITEKTKLVVINSPSNPSGVAYTESELKALAGVLKKYPNVLIATDDMYEHILWAEGGFHNIVTVCPELYDRTLVMNGVSKAYSMTGWRIGYVGGPQKLVAAMKKIQSQSTSNPTSIAQVAAEAALNGDQGCVQDMLKAFKERHDYVVAALNDLPGVECVESDGTFYAFPSFNGAMEAAGIDSDVDFAEKLLNEAEVALVPGSAFGTPGHMRLSFATSMEVLQQAISRLKQALS
- the uvrB gene encoding excinuclease ABC subunit UvrB, which encodes MSKAFELQSKYSPAGDQPTAIKGLIQGVEAGLLKQTLLGVTGSGKTYTMANVIAECKRPAIIMAHNKTLAAQLYGEFKEFFPNNAVEYFVSYYDYYQPEAYVPASDTFIDKDASVNEHIEQMRLSATKALMERRDAVIVATVSAIYGLGDPDSYLKMMLHMVRGDEVDQRTVLRRLAELQYTRNDIDFHRGTYRVRGDVIDIFPAESDDEAVRIELFDDEIEQISLFDPLTGEVRSRLARVTIYPKTHYVTPRETIIGAIDGIEEELKERLEYYRDNNLLVEAQRLEQRTRYDVEMMRELGYCSGIENYSRYLSGRSEGDAPPTLFDYIPKDALVFVDESHVTIPQIGGMYRGDRSRKETLVQFGFRLPSALDNRPMRFEEWEAIVPQCIFVSATPGNYEKDHQDHVVEQVVRPTGLIDPELEVRPATGQVDDVLHELQERVAKGERILITVLTKRMAEDLTDFLLDQGIRVRYLHSDIDTVERVEIIRDLRLGEFDVLVGINLLREGLDIPEVSLVAIFDADKEGFLRSERSLIQTIGRAARNLNGKAILYADRITDSMQRAMDETDRRREKQIAFNEEHGIVPTGVTKSVEDILEAAPPPGKKSKGRGKGNRVRQVAEDVAEYEAQDWKSLPAPKLVQHVAEVEDRMFKAAKDLDFEEAARLRDLLHEMKQKVIENS
- the purM gene encoding phosphoribosylformylglycinamidine cyclo-ligase, which translates into the protein MSEQQSPEKQSLSYKDAGVDIDAGNALVDRIKGVAKRTRRPEVLAGLGGFGALFELPQGYKQPVLVSGTDGVGTKLRLAMDLNKHDSIGIDLVAMCVNDLVVAGAEPLFFLDYYATGKLNVDVAAAVVEGIGEGCSQAGASLVGGETAEMPGMYEGEDYDLAGFCVGIAEKEDIIDGTKVQAGDKLVALASSGPHSNGYSLIRKIIEVSGADLSGELDGQPLTDALMAPTKIYVKSTLKLISTSDVHALSHITGGGFQENIPRVLPENCKAVIDSNSWQWPAVFNWLQEQGNVETAEMYRTFNCGVGMIIALPEDKADAAVALLNAEGEHAWIIGEIQPQAEGEAQVQFTGKHQL